The Candidatus Izemoplasma sp. genome has a window encoding:
- a CDS encoding histidinol-phosphatase: MKYNYHTHHKYCKHATGTTKDYVKKALKHGFTLLGMSDHAPMDWMHDPRRMTTDQYYRYLAEIEQNQAIYKDKITILKGLEIEYFPIDHTIYESFKEDLDFIILGQHYIYYGDDVSTRQSAFALTTKQEIKQYGNIVVKAIKTGFFDIIAHPDVYLHGYKEFDDTAKAVAYQIAEAAKTHRVALEYNANGYRKKQIKTSEGQKKPYPRLEFFKIVKEIGAPTILSSDCHAPKLLYDTYMQKAEEDYKALKLNDIKHL, encoded by the coding sequence ATGAAATACAACTATCATACCCATCATAAATATTGTAAACATGCGACAGGTACAACTAAAGATTACGTTAAAAAAGCGCTTAAACACGGCTTTACACTGCTCGGCATGAGCGATCATGCGCCGATGGACTGGATGCATGACCCAAGACGTATGACAACCGATCAATATTATCGATATTTAGCAGAAATAGAACAAAACCAGGCGATTTATAAGGATAAAATAACCATCCTAAAGGGTTTAGAGATTGAATATTTTCCCATTGATCATACAATATACGAATCATTTAAAGAAGACCTGGATTTTATCATTTTAGGACAACATTATATTTATTATGGTGATGATGTCTCTACTCGGCAATCCGCATTTGCCTTAACAACAAAACAAGAAATCAAACAATACGGAAATATCGTTGTAAAGGCGATTAAAACTGGATTCTTTGACATAATAGCGCATCCTGATGTTTACTTACATGGTTATAAAGAGTTTGATGACACCGCAAAGGCAGTAGCTTATCAAATTGCAGAAGCTGCGAAAACTCATCGTGTTGCTCTTGAGTATAATGCCAATGGTTACCGCAAAAAGCAAATAAAAACATCAGAAGGCCAAAAAAAGCCTTATCCAAGACTCGAATTCTTTAAGATCGTAAAAGAAATTGGCGCACCAACAATTTTATCTAGTGATTGTCATGCTCCTAAATTACTATATGACACCTACATGCAAAAAGCAGAAGAAGATTATAAGGCTTTAAAACTAAATGATATTAAGCATCTATGA
- a CDS encoding replication-associated recombination protein A, with the protein MNNKRPLAYRARPHNFDHIVGQDHIVGKTGVISRMLAQDSVFSLILYGPPGVGKTTIAEAIGEKYGLNTFKFNASTDKKAQLRDIIEQSKRYGALVIIDEIHRMNKDIQDYLLPHVESGNITMIGLTTNNPYHSVNPAIRSRVHVLKLKEIKTDDIIKRLKQVEIDFKNELTGTLESSVYQYIAQAANGEIRTALNMLELLHMSFPEQTISLDIAKNTLLQPSLSLDKDEDNYYNILSAFQKSIRGSDVDAALHYLARLIMMEDLDSILRRMSVIAFEDIGLANPNIVSRMHATAYTCERLGFPEARIPLGFMVIDLALSPKSNSAEASIDRALADIEAGKTYKIPNHIINVSNFEDKAAYKYPHDYEDAIVSQQYLPNELIGKSYYKAKETGKYERALKARQDWLNKILKKKL; encoded by the coding sequence ATGAATAATAAACGACCGCTTGCCTACCGGGCAAGACCTCATAACTTTGATCATATCGTTGGGCAGGACCATATTGTTGGGAAAACAGGTGTGATCAGTCGCATGCTTGCGCAAGATAGCGTATTTAGTCTTATTTTATATGGCCCACCAGGTGTTGGAAAAACAACGATCGCAGAAGCTATTGGTGAAAAATATGGATTAAATACCTTTAAATTTAACGCTTCAACCGATAAAAAGGCGCAGTTACGGGACATTATTGAACAAAGTAAGCGATATGGGGCTTTGGTAATAATTGATGAAATCCATCGAATGAACAAAGATATTCAGGATTATTTACTCCCGCATGTCGAATCGGGGAATATTACGATGATTGGTTTAACAACGAATAATCCTTATCATTCTGTGAACCCCGCGATAAGGTCGCGTGTTCACGTTTTAAAATTAAAGGAGATAAAGACTGACGATATTATAAAACGCCTTAAACAGGTGGAAATAGACTTTAAAAATGAACTAACAGGGACGTTAGAGAGTTCTGTCTATCAATATATAGCTCAGGCTGCTAATGGAGAAATACGCACAGCATTAAATATGCTTGAACTACTTCATATGAGTTTTCCTGAACAAACTATATCGCTAGATATAGCTAAAAACACTTTATTACAGCCATCATTATCGCTAGATAAGGATGAAGACAATTATTATAATATCTTGAGTGCCTTTCAAAAATCTATACGTGGTAGTGATGTGGATGCCGCACTTCATTATTTGGCTAGGCTTATTATGATGGAAGATTTAGATTCAATATTACGCCGTATGAGTGTTATTGCTTTTGAAGATATTGGCTTAGCGAACCCGAATATTGTCTCTAGAATGCATGCGACAGCTTACACGTGTGAACGATTAGGCTTTCCCGAAGCGCGAATTCCGCTCGGATTTATGGTAATTGATCTTGCATTAAGCCCGAAATCTAATAGCGCTGAAGCATCTATTGATCGAGCACTTGCTGATATTGAGGCTGGTAAAACCTATAAAATACCGAATCATATCATTAATGTCAGTAATTTTGAGGACAAAGCTGCGTATAAGTATCCGCATGACTATGAAGATGCGATTGTTTCCCAACAATACTTACCGAATGAATTAATTGGGAAATCCTATTATAAAGCCAAGGAAACAGGCAAATATGAACGCGCATTAAAGGCAAGGCAAGATTGGTTAAACAAAATATTAAAAAAGAAACTGTAG
- a CDS encoding NifB/NifX family molybdenum-iron cluster-binding protein has product MRIAIPASTKTMHDFAATSLGKSPYLCIYDHSKLQYTFITNNSAKVTIKRAKVITKQLLEEDIDVLLAPDIGHYAFNLLTTSHIKIFRYPTTITVRNALYDYYEHKLAELTVPTKINKSINIQCDFQ; this is encoded by the coding sequence ATGCGCATCGCCATTCCAGCTTCAACCAAAACTATGCATGATTTTGCGGCAACAAGTTTGGGAAAAAGCCCATATTTATGTATCTATGATCATAGTAAACTACAGTATACATTTATCACAAACAATTCAGCTAAAGTGACTATTAAACGGGCAAAGGTTATTACAAAGCAACTGTTAGAAGAAGATATTGATGTTTTACTTGCTCCAGACATTGGACACTATGCATTTAATCTTTTAACAACCAGTCATATTAAAATTTTTCGCTATCCAACCACAATTACTGTTCGAAATGCCTTATATGATTACTATGAACACAAATTAGCTGAATTAACCGTCCCTACTAAGATAAATAAGTCAATTAACATCCAATGTGATTTTCAGTAG
- a CDS encoding NifB/NifX family molybdenum-iron cluster-binding protein, translating into MRYRKKRFARRLSATRDYQPVSSQQSKLPTQHITLDEFEAMRLCDIEQMSQIDAAKSMHVSRATIQRLLSDGRKKLLEAILHNEAFQIDNTTHHIQLKGENNMGTEHKTHKIIAFPTEDRQTVGGHFGHSKEFALFTVNKHTLEETNYITPPPHQPGVIPTFLRDQNVDVIITGNMGQRAITLFKHNNIDVILGAQGDITTNLEEYLGGTLVSSQKSCGHHDHHHHHGHHHHE; encoded by the coding sequence ATGCGATACCGAAAAAAACGTTTTGCCCGTCGTTTAAGCGCAACACGAGATTATCAACCTGTCAGTTCTCAACAATCTAAATTACCCACACAACACATTACACTCGATGAATTTGAAGCCATGCGACTATGCGATATCGAGCAAATGAGTCAAATTGATGCTGCAAAGTCCATGCATGTCTCACGAGCAACCATTCAACGTTTATTATCTGATGGCCGTAAAAAGCTCTTAGAAGCTATCTTGCATAACGAAGCCTTCCAGATAGATAATACAACCCATCATATACAATTAAAAGGAGAGAATAATATGGGAACAGAACACAAAACACATAAAATCATCGCTTTTCCAACCGAAGACCGTCAAACTGTCGGAGGTCATTTTGGTCATTCAAAGGAATTTGCTTTGTTTACCGTTAACAAGCACACTCTTGAAGAGACCAACTATATCACACCGCCTCCACATCAACCAGGTGTCATCCCGACATTCTTGCGTGATCAAAATGTTGATGTCATTATTACTGGTAATATGGGGCAGCGTGCCATTACCTTATTTAAACACAATAATATTGATGTTATTCTAGGTGCCCAAGGCGACATTACAACCAATTTAGAAGAATATCTTGGAGGGACGTTGGTGTCAAGTCAAAAGTCATGCGGACATCATGACCATCACCATCACCATGGGCACCATCATCACGAATAA
- a CDS encoding MFS transporter, translating to MSRLEKQSYFAYLWHGVFLALTMSMLDLNTVFPTLVDTLTSQPIVFGILYSMMLGVPLVFNIVFSHHLRKIIYKKKFLIMGMYLRGIAFLGMAIMTYYFALSNPSLTIASYFIFVFMFSISAGFAGISYSDILGKTIQRENRTTLYSIKQLLSAVAGIIGGLIITRIFNLGIAFPMNYTISLMIGFIGLFIASIGFWILKEPPSIIGETTTTFGDYIKEIPTVLKTDLSFKRYIVVENLSSFSIMILPFYIIYAKNVFNLENRYIGIYLLIQIIGTVVSNIIWGLIAKKTSAKRVVLVCILLGGTNPLIALILGMTSPILYGIIFFILGFTISGRKVGFEPFLLDLSPDAKRVQYLGIRGSLNVLVVLLPLAGALFIDYIGYTVTFSIVFAVMMLAAILLTGIDKQVIEDCQ from the coding sequence ATGAGTCGTTTAGAAAAGCAAAGTTATTTTGCCTACCTTTGGCATGGGGTTTTTTTAGCATTAACCATGAGTATGTTAGACTTGAATACAGTGTTTCCTACTTTGGTGGATACCTTAACGAGTCAACCCATTGTATTTGGGATCTTATACTCAATGATGTTAGGGGTACCATTGGTCTTTAATATTGTTTTTAGTCATCATTTACGTAAGATTATATATAAAAAGAAATTCCTTATTATGGGTATGTATTTACGTGGGATTGCGTTTTTAGGAATGGCCATTATGACGTATTACTTTGCTTTAAGTAATCCATCATTAACGATTGCTAGTTATTTTATATTTGTGTTTATGTTTTCAATTAGTGCGGGATTTGCCGGCATTAGTTATTCGGATATTTTGGGAAAAACAATTCAACGTGAGAATCGAACGACGTTATATAGTATAAAACAGTTACTTAGCGCGGTTGCAGGTATTATAGGGGGATTAATTATCACGCGGATATTCAACCTTGGCATAGCGTTCCCAATGAATTATACTATCAGCTTGATGATTGGGTTTATCGGCTTATTTATTGCATCTATAGGTTTTTGGATATTAAAAGAACCACCCTCTATAATCGGAGAAACAACGACCACATTTGGTGATTATATTAAAGAAATTCCCACGGTATTAAAAACTGATCTGTCTTTTAAACGGTATATAGTAGTAGAAAATTTAAGTAGTTTTAGTATTATGATATTACCGTTTTATATTATATATGCAAAAAATGTCTTCAATTTAGAGAATCGTTATATTGGTATCTATTTGCTAATTCAGATCATTGGTACTGTCGTTTCAAATATTATATGGGGCTTGATTGCCAAAAAGACAAGCGCAAAGCGTGTTGTCCTGGTCTGTATATTGTTAGGCGGCACCAATCCACTTATCGCTCTCATATTGGGGATGACTAGCCCTATATTATATGGAATTATATTCTTTATATTAGGCTTTACCATCAGTGGTCGTAAAGTTGGGTTCGAACCGTTCTTATTAGATTTATCGCCTGATGCTAAGCGTGTCCAGTATTTAGGAATTCGTGGCAGTCTAAATGTGTTGGTGGTATTACTTCCTTTAGCTGGGGCTTTATTCATCGATTATATTGGATACACAGTTACATTCAGTATTGTTTTTGCTGTGATGATGCTTGCAGCAATCTTACTAACGGGTATTGATAAACAAGTCATTGAAGACTGTCAATGA
- a CDS encoding DUF2254 family protein codes for MKSLWQTIKAKYYFIPALYVLSALLLITIAHILENEQLIPRVLTTSVSYGDALLPMMIGSIVTLMTITFSLMMVVLTMYGAQFSPRTLQDFLSSKQSQHVLGFLIGTSIYAVINFYLIHDFQARVITPMIATVLFILSILLFAYFIYYVSKNVQITSYVRRLVKTIDHTVEKRHQEVLDNPDILYQKEVTLEKILDEKPNLYKAQKSGYVIGYQLQELKALAEEYKCVLITKKQVGQYVLEEDALIAIHQIDSVDEELHNRIADCISISSEAKIDSTFDSGTKKLVEIAVKALSPGINDPETSRFCISNLGFILQKLSTILAHTVYQVNGEIRLVSRQVYFTKVLYDHFAEIKLYGFNNFSIITETVKSLTRIAQNTDYEQNQEIWKFVHYLLDDVDLTTLHEYDLSPIHNAVDRLAEHLEVENDLSDEKTA; via the coding sequence ATGAAATCATTATGGCAAACGATAAAAGCAAAGTATTACTTTATTCCAGCGCTTTATGTACTGAGTGCTTTGCTTTTAATTACGATTGCACATATCTTAGAAAATGAGCAATTAATCCCTCGTGTATTGACAACGAGTGTCAGTTATGGAGATGCATTATTACCAATGATGATTGGTTCTATTGTTACACTGATGACAATTACGTTTTCATTGATGATGGTTGTATTAACTATGTATGGAGCTCAGTTTTCGCCAAGAACCTTGCAAGACTTCTTGTCGAGTAAGCAAAGTCAACATGTGTTAGGCTTTCTTATTGGAACCTCTATTTATGCGGTCATTAATTTTTATTTAATTCATGATTTTCAAGCCAGGGTCATTACCCCTATGATCGCAACGGTACTCTTTATATTAAGTATTCTTCTCTTTGCCTATTTTATTTATTATGTATCAAAAAATGTGCAAATTACATCCTACGTAAGACGGTTAGTTAAAACCATCGATCATACCGTAGAAAAGCGCCATCAAGAGGTGCTAGATAACCCCGATATACTTTATCAAAAAGAAGTTACGTTAGAAAAAATCCTTGATGAGAAACCAAATTTGTATAAGGCGCAGAAAAGTGGCTATGTTATTGGCTATCAACTCCAAGAGTTAAAAGCACTCGCAGAAGAATATAAGTGTGTATTAATTACTAAAAAACAAGTAGGACAATATGTTTTAGAGGAAGATGCCTTAATTGCGATTCATCAAATTGACTCAGTAGATGAAGAATTACACAATAGAATTGCCGATTGTATTAGTATTAGTAGCGAAGCTAAAATTGATTCGACCTTTGATTCTGGAACAAAGAAATTAGTAGAAATAGCTGTTAAAGCGCTCTCTCCAGGGATTAACGATCCTGAGACAAGTCGCTTTTGTATTTCAAACTTAGGGTTTATTTTACAAAAATTATCAACGATTTTAGCGCATACAGTATACCAAGTGAATGGTGAGATACGGCTTGTTAGCCGGCAAGTATATTTTACAAAGGTGTTGTATGATCATTTTGCTGAAATCAAGTTATATGGCTTTAATAACTTCTCAATTATCACTGAAACCGTCAAATCATTAACACGGATTGCACAAAATACTGATTATGAACAAAACCAAGAAATATGGAAGTTTGTCCATTATTTACTTGATGATGTTGACTTAACGACATTGCATGAATACGATCTATCTCCGATTCATAATGCTGTTGATCGTTTGGCAGAGCATTTAGAAGTTGAGAACGATTTATCCGATGAAAAAACAGCGTGA